A part of Daphnia pulex isolate KAP4 chromosome 6, ASM2113471v1 genomic DNA contains:
- the LOC124196061 gene encoding zygotic DNA replication licensing factor mcm3-like isoform X1, with product MSAGDVDQRIRDIQREYAEFLDDYNRDGIYTQLVKDMVSNKQTRLVVNINDLRRVNAARANGLLTNAFEEQLAFQKALAEFVGGIDSSYAKEHDEFFLGFEGSFGAKHVTPRSLTSRFIGNLVCVEGIVTKCSLVRPKIVRSVHYCPATKKTIERRYTDLTSFDAFPSSSVYPTKDEDGNLLETEYGLSTYRDHQTLTIQEMPEKAPAGQLPRAVDIICDNDLVDRCKPGDRIQVIGTFRSLPGKQGGFTSGAFKTILLACNIVPLSKEASIFITSDDVRKCKKFSRMKSIDVFQLLAKSLAPSIHGHEYIKRALLCMLLGGLEKVLPNGTRLRGDINILLIGDPSVAKSQLLRYVLFTAPRAVATTGRGSSGVGLTAAVTNDPESGERRLEAGAMVLADRGVVCIDEFDKMSDIDRTAIHEVMEQGSVTIAKAGIHARLNARCSVLAAANPVYGRYDQYKTPMENIGLQDSLLSRFDLLFIVLDLVDVEQDRRIADHVVRMHRYRASTEQDGEPLPLAMNLDMLSTRNPDENESTVQETPLYEKYDALLHGSSRLKTDKVVSMQFMKKYIHVARALKVGSLFFVTFGKVLMIFKLDKSQPTLSQEAADAIAEEYSRLRSHEVENPDVARTQPVTARALETLIRLSTAHARARLSKVIDADDAHSAIELVQFAYFKRVLEKQRKKKKVEDDGEEDDEVDTEEEEEPEEDVDETTVSTAESQKKRKRTRTTQEDPYEFDATSSQPTSSGTTTKRAKKSTQDTTASQGSSLETDSVPMDTTVHEDETPASISDERYNLFKKSLTQLFRESRAQSLPSSRFRAYLVEKHSAEPFQSHETRAAFERMTEANQIMVADDIIFLI from the exons ATGTCTGCAGGAGATGTCGATCAACGCATCCGAGACATTCAACGTGAATACGCTGAATTTCTCGACGACTAC AATCGAGATGGAATTTATACTCAACTTGTGAAGGATATGGTGAGTAACAAACAAACTAGGTTGGTTGTCAACATCAATGATCTTCGCCGTGTCAATGCTGCTAGAGCCAATGG CCTGCTTACAAATGCTTTTGAAGAGCAATTGGCGTTCCAGAAAGCTTTAGCAGAGTTTGTTGGAGGTATTGATTCAAGCTATGCAAAGGAGCATGACGagttttttcttggtttcgaGGGAAGTTTTGGAGCAAAGCATGTCACTCCAAGAAGTCTCACTTCACGATTCATTGGAAATTTAGTCTGTGTTGAAGGGATTGTCACAAAGT GTTCTCTGGTTCGACCGAAGATCGTTCGCAGCGTGCATTATTGtcctgcaacaaagaaaactaTCGAACGGCGTTACACCGATTTGACTAGTTTTGATGCATTCCCTTCAAGTTCCGTCTATCCAACCAAG GACGAAGATGGCAATTTGCTAGAGACAGAGTATGGACTGTCTACTTATAGAGACCATCAAACGTTAACGATCCAAGAAATGCCAGAAAAAGCTCCTGCCG GACAACTGCCTCGTGCGGTGGACATTATTTGTGATAACGACTTGGTGGATCGATGCAAACCTGGCGATCGTATCCAAGTTATTGGCACTTTCCGCTCGTTACCAGGAAAACAAGGAGGATTCACATCAGGTGCCTTCAA GACGATCCTCTTAGCTTGCAACATTGTCCCCCTCAGCAAAGAGGCTTCCATCTTCATCACTAGTGATGATGTccgaaaatgtaaaaaattctCTCGGATGAAATCAATTGACGTCTTCCAGCTCTTGGCCAAATCTCTGGCGCCTTCCATCCACGGGCACGAATACATCAAACGTGCCCTTCTTTGCATGTTGCTCGGCGGTCTAGAAAAGGTTTTGCCCAACGGTACTCGCCTTCGTGGTGACATCAACATTCTACTAATTGGCGATCCTAGTGTTGCCAAATCTCAACTTCTTCGTTACGTCCTCTTCACGGCGCCGAGAGCCGTTGCTACAACAG gCCGTGGTTCATCCGGCGTCGGTTTAACTGCTGCAGTGACCAACGATCCTGAATCTGGTGAGCGACGATTGGAAGCTGGCGCCATGGTTTTGGCTGATCGCGGAGTTGTTTGTATCGACGAATTTGACAAAATGTCCGACATCGATCGAACTGCCATCCACGAAGTCATGGAACAAGGATCG GTAACCATTGCAAAGGCAGGCATCCATGCTCGACTGAACGCTCGTTGCTCTGTCCTGGCAGCCGCCAATCCAGTGTACGGTCGCTATGACCAATACAAAACACCCATGGAAAACATTGGCTTGCAG GATTCACTACTGTCTCGTTTCGACTTGTTGTTCATCGTGCTGGATCTGGTGGATGTTGAGCAGGACCGTCGAATCGCCGACCATGTTGTCCGAATGCATCGCTACCGTGCGTCAACGGAACAGGATGGGGAACCGCTCCCATTGGCCATGAATTTGGACATGCTATCGACCAGGAATCCGGACGAGAATGAGTCTACCGTCCAGGAGACGCCGCTTTATGAAAAGTACGACGCTCTTCTCCACGGTTCAAGCCGTTTGAAAACGGACAAAGTCGTTAGCATGCAGTTCATGAAGAAGTACATTCACGTCGCCCGCGCCCTTAAGGTTGGTTCGTTATTCTTTGTGACATTTGGCAAAGTTCTCATGATATTTAAACTTGACAAATCTCAGCCAACATTGTCGCAAGAAGCAGCTGACGCCATCGCTGAAGAATATTCGCGTCTCCGGTCTCACGAAGTTGAAAATCCAGATGTGGCGCGCACCCAACCGGTAACGGCTCGTGCGCTCGAGACGCTGATCCGTCTCTCCACGGCTCACGCCCGTGCACGTCTATCAAAAGTCATCGATGCTGATGACGCGCATTCGGCCATTGAGCTCGTCCAATTCGCTTACTTCAAGCGAGTTCTTGAGAAGCAgcgtaagaagaagaaggttgaaGACGACGGCGAAGAGGATGATGAAGTCGATACCGAAGAGGAGGAG GAACCGGAAGAAGATGTCGACGAAACGACCGTGTCTACTGCCGAGtcgcagaaaaaaaggaagcgcACTCGAACCACTCAGGAAGATCCGTACGAATTCGACGCTACCAGCAGCCAACCGACGTCCAGTGGCACCACCACCAAACGCGCCAAAAAGTCAACACAAGACACGACGGCATCTCAAGGTTCCTCTTTGGAAACGGACTCTGTCCCGATGGATACGACCGTCCATGAAGATGAGACTCCCGCTTCTATTAGCGATGAGCGTTacaatttgttcaaaaagtCGTTGACCCAATTATTCCGCGAATCGCGTGCCCAGTCGCTGCCTTCCAGCCGTTTCCGCGCTTACCTGGTCGAGAAACATTCGGCCGAGCCTTTCCAGTCTCATGAAACTCGGGCAGCATTCGAAAGGATGACGGAGGCCAATCAAATCATGGTAGCAGACGATATTATCTTTCTCATCTAA
- the LOC124196067 gene encoding ARMADILLO BTB ARABIDOPSIS PROTEIN 1-like — translation MSINVKKLNDGETQIVWKTVVSDSEATNDRGVRSSWFKLERVHCDAANAVQLRLEQFEEDDSSNNAQKALRFHFILKLITPGGNEIDEETSQPCSALPEAVGVSIDEGSIQMATNKMNEKWCTWQSLMYSSTAIYDQEITCRIWIKFNEMTTKAPSKSETNALKQFTNLYVRQTNCDVEFQFDNGQCVGGHAIILTARSLVLAAMIQQANRQGGQGKIRIHHIRFEIFKDVLHFIYSGKVSSSINQIKAQSLFEAADEFDVGDLKQQCVSYLISHIRMNNVYQLISWAKLHSVDELLEAAVHFHCEKLIKLFPSLSVSACSRITMAMSLVYSHM, via the exons atgtCGATAAATGTAAAGAAACTGAACGACGGTGAAACGCAAATTGTGTGGAAGACTGTGGTCTCGGATTCAGAGGCCACAAATGACCGGGGAGTCCGTTCCTCTTGGTTCAAACTTGAACGTGTTCACTGTGATGCTGCGAATGCAGTTCAGCTTCGTTTAGAACAGTTTGAAGAAGACGATTCTAGTAACAATGCACAGAAAGCTTtacgttttcatttcattttgaaactgATTACTCCTGGAGGCAATGAAATCgacgaagaaacgagtcaaccTTGCAGTGCTTTACCTGAAGCTGTAGGGGTCAGCATTGACGAAGGAAGCATTCAAATGGCGACAAACAAGATGAACGAAAAGTGGTGCACATGGCAATCg TTGATGTACAGTTCCACGGCGATTTACGACCAGGAGATTACTTGTCGTATTTGGATCAAGTTTAACGAGATGACAACAAAGGCCCCGAGTAAAAGTGAAACGAATGCATTGAAGCAGTTTACAAACTTGTACGTTCGTCAAACCAACTGTGATGTGGAGTTTCAGTTTGATAACGGCCAATGCGTGGGCGGACACGCCATCATTCTGACGGCCAGAAGCCTAGTGCTCGCTGCTATGATACAACAAGCGAATCGTCAGGGCGGTCAGGGCAAGATCAGGATCCACCACATCCGCTTCGAGATTTTCAAAGACGTTCTCCACTTTATCTACTCTGGCAAAGTTTCGTCCTCCATCAACCAAATCAAAGCCCAGTCATTGTTTGAAGCTGCCGACGAATTCGATGTTGGAGATCTCAAACAACAATGCGTTAGTTATCTGATTTCACACATCCGAATGAACAACGTTTATCAGTTAATCTCCTGGGCCAAGTTACACTCGGTCGACGAGCTCCTAGAAGCGGCCGTTCATTTCCATTGTGAAAAATTGATCAAGCTCTTCCCGAGTCTAAGTGTGTCGGCCTGTAGCCGAATCACCATGGCGATGTCTCTCGTCTACTCTCACATGTAA
- the LOC124196061 gene encoding zygotic DNA replication licensing factor mcm3-like isoform X2, translating to MSAGDVDQRIRDIQREYAEFLDDYNRDGIYTQLVKDMVSNKQTRLVVNINDLRRVNAARANGLLTNAFEEQLAFQKALAEFVGGIDSSYAKEHDEFFLGFEGSFGAKHVTPRSLTSRFIGNLVCVEGIVTKCSLVRPKIVRSVHYCPATKKTIERRYTDLTSFDAFPSSSVYPTKDEDGNLLETEYGLSTYRDHQTLTIQEMPEKAPAGQLPRAVDIICDNDLVDRCKPGDRIQVIGTFRSLPGKQGGFTSGAFKTILLACNIVPLSKEASIFITSDDVRKCKKFSRMKSIDVFQLLAKSLAPSIHGHEYIKRALLCMLLGGLEKVLPNGTRLRGDINILLIGDPSVAKSQLLRYVLFTAPRAVATTGRGSSGVGLTAAVTNDPESGERRLEAGAMVLADRGVVCIDEFDKMSDIDRTAIHEVMEQGSVTIAKAGIHARLNARCSVLAAANPVYGRYDQYKTPMENIGLQDSLLSRFDLLFIVLDLVDVEQDRRIADHVVRMHRYRASTEQDGEPLPLAMNLDMLSTRNPDENESTVQETPLYEKYDALLHGSSRLKTDKVVSMQFMKKYIHVARALKPTLSQEAADAIAEEYSRLRSHEVENPDVARTQPVTARALETLIRLSTAHARARLSKVIDADDAHSAIELVQFAYFKRVLEKQRKKKKVEDDGEEDDEVDTEEEEEPEEDVDETTVSTAESQKKRKRTRTTQEDPYEFDATSSQPTSSGTTTKRAKKSTQDTTASQGSSLETDSVPMDTTVHEDETPASISDERYNLFKKSLTQLFRESRAQSLPSSRFRAYLVEKHSAEPFQSHETRAAFERMTEANQIMVADDIIFLI from the exons ATGTCTGCAGGAGATGTCGATCAACGCATCCGAGACATTCAACGTGAATACGCTGAATTTCTCGACGACTAC AATCGAGATGGAATTTATACTCAACTTGTGAAGGATATGGTGAGTAACAAACAAACTAGGTTGGTTGTCAACATCAATGATCTTCGCCGTGTCAATGCTGCTAGAGCCAATGG CCTGCTTACAAATGCTTTTGAAGAGCAATTGGCGTTCCAGAAAGCTTTAGCAGAGTTTGTTGGAGGTATTGATTCAAGCTATGCAAAGGAGCATGACGagttttttcttggtttcgaGGGAAGTTTTGGAGCAAAGCATGTCACTCCAAGAAGTCTCACTTCACGATTCATTGGAAATTTAGTCTGTGTTGAAGGGATTGTCACAAAGT GTTCTCTGGTTCGACCGAAGATCGTTCGCAGCGTGCATTATTGtcctgcaacaaagaaaactaTCGAACGGCGTTACACCGATTTGACTAGTTTTGATGCATTCCCTTCAAGTTCCGTCTATCCAACCAAG GACGAAGATGGCAATTTGCTAGAGACAGAGTATGGACTGTCTACTTATAGAGACCATCAAACGTTAACGATCCAAGAAATGCCAGAAAAAGCTCCTGCCG GACAACTGCCTCGTGCGGTGGACATTATTTGTGATAACGACTTGGTGGATCGATGCAAACCTGGCGATCGTATCCAAGTTATTGGCACTTTCCGCTCGTTACCAGGAAAACAAGGAGGATTCACATCAGGTGCCTTCAA GACGATCCTCTTAGCTTGCAACATTGTCCCCCTCAGCAAAGAGGCTTCCATCTTCATCACTAGTGATGATGTccgaaaatgtaaaaaattctCTCGGATGAAATCAATTGACGTCTTCCAGCTCTTGGCCAAATCTCTGGCGCCTTCCATCCACGGGCACGAATACATCAAACGTGCCCTTCTTTGCATGTTGCTCGGCGGTCTAGAAAAGGTTTTGCCCAACGGTACTCGCCTTCGTGGTGACATCAACATTCTACTAATTGGCGATCCTAGTGTTGCCAAATCTCAACTTCTTCGTTACGTCCTCTTCACGGCGCCGAGAGCCGTTGCTACAACAG gCCGTGGTTCATCCGGCGTCGGTTTAACTGCTGCAGTGACCAACGATCCTGAATCTGGTGAGCGACGATTGGAAGCTGGCGCCATGGTTTTGGCTGATCGCGGAGTTGTTTGTATCGACGAATTTGACAAAATGTCCGACATCGATCGAACTGCCATCCACGAAGTCATGGAACAAGGATCG GTAACCATTGCAAAGGCAGGCATCCATGCTCGACTGAACGCTCGTTGCTCTGTCCTGGCAGCCGCCAATCCAGTGTACGGTCGCTATGACCAATACAAAACACCCATGGAAAACATTGGCTTGCAG GATTCACTACTGTCTCGTTTCGACTTGTTGTTCATCGTGCTGGATCTGGTGGATGTTGAGCAGGACCGTCGAATCGCCGACCATGTTGTCCGAATGCATCGCTACCGTGCGTCAACGGAACAGGATGGGGAACCGCTCCCATTGGCCATGAATTTGGACATGCTATCGACCAGGAATCCGGACGAGAATGAGTCTACCGTCCAGGAGACGCCGCTTTATGAAAAGTACGACGCTCTTCTCCACGGTTCAAGCCGTTTGAAAACGGACAAAGTCGTTAGCATGCAGTTCATGAAGAAGTACATTCACGTCGCCCGCGCCCTTAAG CCAACATTGTCGCAAGAAGCAGCTGACGCCATCGCTGAAGAATATTCGCGTCTCCGGTCTCACGAAGTTGAAAATCCAGATGTGGCGCGCACCCAACCGGTAACGGCTCGTGCGCTCGAGACGCTGATCCGTCTCTCCACGGCTCACGCCCGTGCACGTCTATCAAAAGTCATCGATGCTGATGACGCGCATTCGGCCATTGAGCTCGTCCAATTCGCTTACTTCAAGCGAGTTCTTGAGAAGCAgcgtaagaagaagaaggttgaaGACGACGGCGAAGAGGATGATGAAGTCGATACCGAAGAGGAGGAG GAACCGGAAGAAGATGTCGACGAAACGACCGTGTCTACTGCCGAGtcgcagaaaaaaaggaagcgcACTCGAACCACTCAGGAAGATCCGTACGAATTCGACGCTACCAGCAGCCAACCGACGTCCAGTGGCACCACCACCAAACGCGCCAAAAAGTCAACACAAGACACGACGGCATCTCAAGGTTCCTCTTTGGAAACGGACTCTGTCCCGATGGATACGACCGTCCATGAAGATGAGACTCCCGCTTCTATTAGCGATGAGCGTTacaatttgttcaaaaagtCGTTGACCCAATTATTCCGCGAATCGCGTGCCCAGTCGCTGCCTTCCAGCCGTTTCCGCGCTTACCTGGTCGAGAAACATTCGGCCGAGCCTTTCCAGTCTCATGAAACTCGGGCAGCATTCGAAAGGATGACGGAGGCCAATCAAATCATGGTAGCAGACGATATTATCTTTCTCATCTAA